In Fulvia fulva chromosome 8, complete sequence, the DNA window CATCGATATCCATCAAATCATCCTCCTCCGTCCCAGCAACCTCCTGCCTCTGCTCCAACACCCTCAAACTCGCCGAACAGCCTCTCGGCAACCCATCACTAGAAAAATGACAAAGCTGCATCGCCGGCCGCGACTCAGCCTCGTCCCACCCCGCCTCCTCCGCCAGTCGCGGAGAATCAAGCGGTGCATAGTGATCGATCGGCGAGCTAGGGTATCGATAATTAACCGCATACACACTCTTCAGGCTCGGAATCTGATTCCCATTCTGACCCACCAGGTACCAAAAGTCCGCCTGGAACAGCTGGCAGATCAGCGCCATGTGCACGTAATGCGCCTGGAACACTGGCGCGTGCTGAGCGCGAAGGCCAGTCTTGGCGGCGAAGTCGTCGTATATGCAGCGGATGTTCTGCTGTGGACGGTCGAGGGAGATGACTTTACGCTGGAAAGCGCTAGGTCGGCCGTTCATCAGGTAGTACGTGGGGAGACCTTGCCCGCCCTCTTCGGGGACGAATTCGATACGGCCGCCTAGCATGCGGTGCTCGAGCTCGAAGGCGCCGTCCGCTACGGGGTTGCCTTTGAAGAAGAATTTCGCGCGGTACCAGCTCATTTCGCCCTCTTTCGCGCGCCAGTGCGTACCGCGTGCCGCGAAGATGGCGGCGTGGGTGAGTTCGTGTGCGATGTCTCGGGCGATATCGAACATGGCAGCAGCCTTGAAGAGGGGATCCGCGCCGTCCTGGGCCGCGGCCATGGCGGCAAGGACTTTTTGCTGGCTGAGGTAGATGGTGCTCTGCTTGCCGTGGGAGAAGTCGTGGCCGTGGCCGGTGATGTCTTCACCGGCGACCGTGCAGCTGGTCGCTTGAGGGTCCTGGTTGACTTCGAATTTGACGTATTGAGCGAGGTTCTGGAGCAAGTCCATTGTCCTTTTCCTGGCGTCGCCGAAGAGGAATGCTTCGTTGTTCTCGACGAACTCGTAGCTTCGCGTGGGAGCGCCGAGGATGGGGCGGAGCTTACCTTCGAAGATGGTGTGCCAGAAGGGGATACTTACGACGAGGAAGCACGAGGCGAGGTGCAGGGCTTGCTTGAGGCTCCAGTAGTCGAGCCCTGGACAGTCCTCGAGGAGTTCCCTTCCGTTCACGTCCGCTCGCGCAATCTGGAAATTCCGCTTGCTGAGGATCTGGTGGATCGGCACCTCCCTAATCGTCTCGAGATTGAAGTGCGGCAGTTGCTTCTGATGGATCGTCTCCCAGGGCGCATAGTCGGGCAGACACGTCATATTGTGATCCGCGAACTGCTGCACCTCCTGGACGCTATAGCAGGTATCATCGGATCTGTACTGCTGCTTTTTCAAAGGGCAGTAGTCGATTCCCGTTCTCCTGTTGTTGTTATTATTATTGTGTTTGTTCTGATCGAACTTACCTTGCCACCAGTTGTCAGAAGAGCCTGCTCTCCTGTCTTGACTTTTACGCTTATTATTACGACCCATTTTTATTGCGGTAGTTGTCGTGTTGGGGAAAGAAGAGACCAGCTCTTGTGGGGATTGGGGGGGGGATACAAAGGAAATGTAAGGAAAGGGGAATTTTGACAGATGATGGGGTGGAAAGGGGGAGGTGTGGGAATGCGGTATATATTGGGAAGGGAAGGGTGGCGTGCTGAAAATAGATGCACATAATAGTGTTGGTATAAAGCGGAGTGTCAAAGAGAGGACAAAGGGAGCGAACAATGTCAATCGCTCACCTGGTCAAAGGGGACGACAAAGGAGTAGCAGTGCAGCTGTGCGGACATTGTGTGAATCGCGAGCAAGACACGTGCTTGGAACTTCCTCGTGCAACTGCGTGCAAGCCCATGATTCCGTGCGAAGACTAGATTCTAAGCTGCCTACAAGTATCGCTCATGTCACATCACCCATCAATAAGCCCCTTCCCTCTTCTTCCAGCCCGTCTGCGGCGCCAGCTCAATAGGTCCAAACCCACTCTGCACCGGCGTCCCAGCCACAAGCTCAAGCTTCTCAACCTTCGCACCCTCCTTCTCCAGAGCCCAAAGACTGACAGCAACATAGTTGCTACCCTGATAATTCCAAATGCCCTCCGGCACAGGGAACGAGTCTTGAGGACCAATGTTGTAGACGTACTTGCCAAATTGGTATCCGTTGACATACAGCTGGCATCGATAGCTTGGAGTCGTCGCACTGGTGTTGGTACTGCTGTTCGTGAATGAGAAGCTTAGTGGGATGTCGTAGCCTTGTGGGAATTCAAGGTCGAACTCCGTCGCGTAGAATGCTACGCCGGGTGCGTCGATGCCCTCCATGGGGCCGGTCTTGCTGTCTTTCCAGTCCGAGGTTGGGGCGCCTGGGAGGTGGTAGCCTTGACGTTCTGCGTACAGACCACCTTCGTTGAGTGGACCGCGAGTGTGGTCCTCGTAGTCTTCGCCGTGCAAGTTGCCGGTCAGCTTCCAGGTGACGCTGCTCTTGTTGTGGCCATTCAGGTTGAAGTCGATGACGCCGCGAGGTCTCTTCATTTGTTCGGAGCCGACTGTGAAGGCCTCGTCGAGGCCCATGTTGTCGATTAGAACGGTGATGACGTAGTCCTTACCAGCGACGGTGTTGGGGAGGGTGTAGGTCGTGTTCCATGTGTAGTACTTGTCTCCACCATAGAAGGAACCGACGAACTCATCGTTCAGCCAAAGTGAGTGACCATATGCGGAGCCTCCTTGTGTGGCCAGGTACAGCTCTTTCTCGCCGCCATTGGCTTTGAAGTGTCCACGGTAGATAAGGTTGCCAGTGTGGTAGCCGTAGTCGCTTGAGTACAGCGAAGTGGGTGTAGTCAAGTTGCGGATTGTGTTGTTGCTGTAAGTCAGGTCTGCGACAGTCCATGCACTGTCGTCGTAGTTTGACTCGATCTCTGGCAAAGTGTCGATGACCTTCCAGCCGATGGAAGATAAGTCAGGTACCGTGAGCTCAGGCTTCTTGAACTCAGCTGTGGCCGTCACGACGCCATTCTTGGCTTGCTTGAAATTCAGGCTCTCGCCGTTGAAGGTCAGCTCGTGGAGTGGCTCGGGCGCACCGATGACTTCTACAGGATTAGTGCAGTTGATGTCACCAGTCAAGTGGAGACTGCTGCCGTGGGCTTGAACAGTCCTAAGCAGGTAGCCTGCCTTGACGATTGGCGCAGAAGTGGCGTGCTTGTAGTTGGTGTAGTTCTTGGTGACCGAATCATCAGCAAGGTCAATGACCCAGTAGTTGTAGGCGGAGTTGCGGTCTGCGAGACGTCAGTGGTTGCTCATTATCTCTCATCACACTTGCTTACCCAGAATGTATACCGACAAGTCATCACCGACCTCGACTACCTTGCGCTCAGAGCTTGTCTTGAAACGGATGACCGAGACACCGTTCTTGCTGTCAGTCGTGACGCCTTGTCCTTCGACGCATTTACCAGTCTGAGCCCCAGCAATCGCAAGCTCATTAGTCTCGCCAGGACCGCCGTATACTACGAGCACTCTCTTGTTGCCGTACTGCTTCCAGGTAAAGATCTCAGCAGTCGAGTAGAGCAGGTTAATGCCCCCAACATCATAGTCGCTCACGAAGACCTTGGAATCCCTCCCGTGAAGTGAGAGTCCGTCGACCGTGATGTTGCCCTTGCTGGTAGGGAAGTTGAATCGGTAGTCTGTGGTGTCTAGCGTGTTGTAGGCACCGTGTCTAACAATGTAGAAGTTTGTAACGTTTCCGAGCAATGCAGTGGTTGCAATGGCACCATTGCCGGTGTAAGAGCCGTTGGCATTGCTATTGTTTTGTGGGAAAGCCGTGAGATATGCTGGGGACGCTTGCAAGAATTGCGCTTGGAGCTTAGCCTGGCTGTACTTCTCGCGGTCAACGGTACGCTCTTCAGTGATCACGGCGCCATAGTCATAGCTGGTATAACCGCCTGGGTGTCCCAAGTTGCCCCAATTCGTTCCGCCGTAAGTCATGTAAGTGCTGAAGATAGTCGCGCCAAAGGAGTAGATATTCTTGTAGAACACTCTCTCGAACTCTGGGCCAAGTAGAGCAGTACACTTGGCGAAGCCTGGGCCGCCCCATGGGTCAAATGCACCGCCTTGGAATTCGACGATCGAGTATGGTGTGCTGGAGCTCTGGTTCTCGTGCAAGTCACGGTAGTTCGTGGGCAAGGCGTTGTCCGGCCATGTGTACGGGTTGGCGCAGTCGAAACCGAGAGGGTACCCGTCGTGACCTAGTCAGGTGTTAGCACAATGTTTATTGTCAAGTAAGGTGCTATCTCACCATAGATGTCGAGTGCAGCTTCTTGTCGCGGAGGTCCAGGTGCGAAGTAACCTTGAGGTCTCGCATCGTTGCTGATGAATGGAACGACAATGCTGTTGTTACGGAACTGGTCTTCAACGTACTGGAAGTACATCGGGTCGGGAAATGGTTCGATGTTGTCCGTGGCCTGGGAGTATTCGTTCTCTGGCTGGAACAGAACGACAGGGCCTCCATTCGTGATCTGAGCTGCCGCGATCAACTTCGCGATGTTGACAACGTAGTTCTGCGTCGCTTCCAGGTAGGCAGGGTCCCTTGTTCTCAAGAGAGCAGGGACCCGTTGCATCCAGCCGGGGTAGCCACCACCTGATACTTCAGCGTTGATGTATGGTCCAGGTCGAGCAATGAGGTAGATGCCAGCGGTTTGCGCAGCCTCGAAGAATGGTTCCAATGCAAAGACACCTTCTGCTTCGAATTGACCGGGCTTGCCCTCGAGCAGAGCCCAGTCAAAGTATACCGAGACACCGTTGTAGCCTAGAGCTTTGATCTTCTGGAAGACGTCGAGCCATAGAGATGGTACTGGCAGTCTGAAGGGATGGAACTCTCCAGAGTAGAAGAGTACACGCTCGCCGCGGACGAAGAGAGATTGCTGGACTTGATGTTAGTCCTGCTTCGGTCTCCCAACTATATGCCTCGCCTCACCTCGTCCCATGTCACCAGATCTTGCAATGCCTCTCTCTTGTATGACTTGATCATCATATTGGGCTTGCCGCCAATGGTCAAGGCGGCGGTCTGGACTGCTGCCACAGACAGCACAGCTGCCTTCAACAGCTTGCCGAACAACATCTTCGCTCGCTTTCACAAACAAAAGATGACAATGTCGGAAAGAGTTCAAGGAATCTTTCTGAGCGAGGGCGACGAGCTTTGTACTCGCCCTTCGCTGTGTCTCGCTCCGAAAGACATTGCATCCGTCAAGCTTTTGGCGCTTTTGGCAGTGATGCTTGCTCAAACGGGAAGCTTGACCTGCCGATCAGGTACGGGAGCTGATGATGATGCCACGGAAGAACACAACGTGAGCGGGGCCTGCACTAGTAACACGACTAGCGAAAGAGAGGCGATGACATTAGGCGGACCTGCCGTCCCCGGGCGTGAGAGGTGGAGATATATGGGGAAACAATGCGAGGGACGAGGTTGATGTCGTGCTGTTGCTCCGCAAAGAAGTGAGGAGAGCTTGGAAGAGGTGTCGGGATGTGGAGAATATCTTCCGCAGATCGACAGTCGACACGATCACTCATCAGCAGAGTCTGTCTTGACCTCTGATCCTTCGAGCACCACTCATGCCGACCCTCCACTATCAATCAATCAATCAATCAATCAATCAATTCATCAATTCATCAATTCATCAATTCATCAATTCATCAATTCATCAATTCATCAATTCATCAATTCATAAATCAATTCATCAATCAATCAATTCATCAATCAATCAACTCATCAATCAATCAATCAATCGATTCATCAATCAATCAATTCATCAATCAATTCATCAATCAATTCATCAATCAATCAATCAATCAATCAATCAATCAATCAATCAATCAATCAATCAATCAATTAATGCACCCGTCATTCTCTCCCCGTCGTACGTGTAGGCCATCGCCGTACGGACCTTCGCTTCCACCCCGACCACTCCGAGGACGGTATCGAGCTTGTTACGAGATAGAGACAATGTAGCTATTCGAGGCTATAGTAGGTCGACCCGTTTTCCGAATCGATCTAAAGAGCGTGAAGTATTAGTTTATAAGCTTTATATAGCTACTtagcgagatatactatTATAAAGCGGTAGACTATCAAATCCGATAGATTCTAACAACCCGTAAGCTCCTAGCATCGCTAGGATCGTACGGAAATGCTTGTCTAGGCCGTAATAGGCTAGCGCCGGACTACCGGCTTATAATATCTTTAGAACTAGCTATGTTCTAATTATATTAAAATCTAGaacgctctaggtagtctaGAAGACAAGCTATAGAATTTAATAGAATCTACGAGATATAACTTCTTATAAATCCGCTTCTTATTATAaatatactacgtaatagattacgtagtatagaaggttctAGGAGTCTATAATTAAATATAAATAAGAGTAGAATAAGCCCTCTAGATAGGATAAGCAAAAAAGCAAGTCTACTACTCTTAACTACTATTACCTCGACTATTATACTCGATTTATTACGACTATCTACGAATATCCTAAGACTAGCTTCCGCTACGAACACcttttaataggttataagcccgaaTCAGCTCTTAGCCTACGGAACCTAGTCGCCTCTACTAATTAAGAACGATAACTAcgccctatatatataataagCGGCGTAGCAACCGAAGAAACCCGAGGAAACAAACGAGAAACGGCAAAAATCGCGCGAATCTACTAGAAGGTCCGATACGGATAGGGATTCCCCGCGTCATAAAtaagcgggctatactaaaAAGGGAAACACCCTAGATATCCTAACATCCTGGCGAAAAATGAGCGCTAGTCTCGGCAAACCTTCCGTTTACGGAAGTACCCCGCATTTCGAAGCTACGAGGATTACGACTTATTATAATTATTACAACTTCGTAAATTCAATAACTCGACAACCCTACGACCTAAAAATACAAACTAACCTATTTCCGGATCGAGAATATACGACGAATCTAACTATAGAGAGCCTGTGGCGTTACAAAGTCCCTTCGGAGCGCTATCCTAAGTAATTAGGAATTTTAGcgttactagtagtataAAATCCTTACGAGGAACCTACTAGCAATCGGTATACTAATACGCTAGGACGAAAAATAGCGAAATCTGAGGGCGGGAGCCTGCGAAAGTAGCTAAAGTATTGTGCCTATCTCTCTATAAAAGGAAAGGGCGATTTTTAAATAAAGCTCTTTACTTTCTAAAGGACGATTTTTAAAGATGTCTTTAAATAATAAGACATTTAATATTACGCGTCTAAGGGGCCAATCTAATTATAAATTTTGGGCCCTAAGGATAAAAGCGTACCTTATAAAAGAAGGCCTAAATAAGGCTATAGAGGAACCTATTACGGACGATAAAGAAATTAAAAACAAAGCGCTCGCCGTTATTAGGTTATCTATCGAGGACGGGCCTCTTCTACAAATTCAAAATAAGAATACGGCCCTAGAAGCGTAGAATTCCTTAGAGGACTTATTGTTAagggtagcccgcgaccccctactatagctacgtcggcccggctaaaccgcggaccttccgcatcgggttagcgcggcttagctttactttataacttcgccgcgcctcgcgctcctctttcgtagcttcgtagaacaataactatctctcccggaccctatagtacgcgcgcccttatagtttgttctactagcctacctagattacggatctaggtaagggacgcgtaataataggaacaGACTTATAGAACTAAAGAACACGCGACTACGAGCGGGTAgcagaacacggtaaggcgctAAGTACGTAGATACCTAGGAAAGTTAACGCCGCGAAGACCTTAGCGATAGCGATAGGTCGCGTTAATAACTATACTATAACGAGTCAGTAGGACTTATAGATCTAGAACGGTATACTACTACCGGTAAAGCCCTTAGGCAAGCGCACATCTCTTTTCCTAGATCTCTTATCTTTTCTATAGCCCTAGACTTAAGATAACGACCGGCGTATTACGATTAATACCGGCGTCGCTCTTTAGTAGGAGTTAGATATAGTATAGGAGAAGGTACTCGATAGGGAACAGAGAGGCGctattaactttatagaactcTACGAGCTAAAGGAGTACTAGGAGAAGGGTAGCGACGATATACTACCCGTTTACTACTCCCTCGACGAAGCCGAATATATCGCCGCTAGCGATTTCTAGAACGTCGACGCGAACGACCTCGCCGAGTTAGTCCGAGACTATCCTAAGACTTTGTACGACTTTATCCTACGAGGATTTAACACTACGTAGACCGCTACCGAGCAAGTCGACGTCTTATAACGTATAAACGCCCTCTAGAACGACTAGTACCGTAACCTCTACgccgaatacgaccgtatctattAGATACTTAGAACCGAGAAGTCCGCCTTATAGAAGATAGTATAGGATCTCAAGAACGTACTAGACCTAGCCGAGATAAAGGAGGTCTAGGATAagtataagtaagctaatgATCTATATAAACAATTTCACGATCTTAGTaaaaaggagaagaagaaggcataagATACTAAGAGTATAAACTAGGCGTTATAAAAGGAGATTAATAACTTAAAGACTCGACTCTAAGCTATAGAGGACAACACTACTAACGGTAATAGGCGTCGAGGCCGTAGTCCGTCACGCTCGCGCTCTTACCCGCGAGAGACCTCCCTCGAGAAGCTTTAGCGTATATATCgtaaagccgctaccggggGCGGTAGGGGTAGTAGTAGAGATAACGATAATAATGACGGCCTAGGCCGTAGCGCTAAGGATAAGGATCGAGGCCGCGATAATCGCCGCCGTAATTAGCGCTAAGAGACGGTACGTACTAGAGGAGGACGTACTAATTGTATATAGACACCGCTAGTAGACCTCGCCGAGCGTCTTATTAATATCGACCGTACCTTAGAGcgtagtatagagatcggtaagggAGTGCTAGATCCTAAGAAGTTTAAGAACGATACCGACCTATCTTTCGATAGTTAGTATACGAGTATCCTACTAAAGCTTATAGTAGCGACCTTCCGTACTAAGTAGGATGCCCTCCGCttcctatatagatagactaATAGTGAAGTCTAGActactattaagctacgtATCCCTATCCTAGGACATTAGTTATATAACGAGTTTAGTACCGGTAAGGAGCTACTAGACTAGATAACTCGATAGTACGGTACCCGGAACGAAGCTATAAAGGCTATAGTCGATATTATAACCTAtaagtagtagtagaaggaATCCTTTATTATATTCTTCGTACGTTACTCGAAGTTACGTACCTAGATAGACTAGGGGGATAATACCGAGCTAATACTTTTCCGTAAccgcctaaaccgtaagtacttcgTTAAGACATTTAGCGACCGAGAGGTTAACCGTTGCCTAAATAGTATATAGGATATTATTAAGGAGTACACCGAGTTAGACAAGACCTTCTACGAGACCGAGTAGCTATACCCTTAGTAGGACAATAACCGCCCTCGTAGTAGCGGCGGAGGAGGTAACTAGAACTTAGGCCCTACTAGTAACGTAAtaactactatagctacCGTAGCTAGCGCGACCGGTACGATCGTATAacgcctactatagtacttaggcattaagaagaaggaagacttactagtatacctttagaatctactaccgcttaaccgcgagggtcgcgaagatctaaagaagtagggtaagtacttcCGTTACCGTACCggactatatattactagTAACCCCGAGTACGAGATATACGGCTACGACGGCGACTACCGCCTACCTCGACTACGTAACGTAACTCCGAACTTAAGCGCCCTCGCTACCGAGTAGGGAAATGCCGGGGCCACTACCTAAGTATAGTAGATAGTAGTTAGAATAAGAattagaaagagtataagatcgAGAGGTatagaatataagagacggacTATAGCGGAGAACTTAAAATatcggcctatatattagaaCTATAGTTACCGGatatatacccttatatattactgcCTATAATAATATAAAATAGAAAGGCACGAGGCCTACTAGATTCTGCTTtaacctctctctttctcgATTAGAAATATATACGCAAATATAACATCGCTCTAATACCCCTAGTTTAGAGTAATAACTTAATACTAGGCGATAGGAAGGCGAGTACTAGACGTATTATATACGTAGCCTTAGTCGACGTTGTTATCGGCGGTTATTATCACGAGTAAATAATGTGCTACGtaaccgacctcgaatacgagaTCGTCCTCGGCCTACCTTAGTTAAGCTAGTATAACCCTAATATCTTCTAGGAAACCGGCGAAGTGGCCCTTAGATCAGACTACTACTTTAGTTACTATCTTCGTAGGAAGACTTCGACAATAGTTCAGTCCCTAaactactaatactagcaACGTACGAAatacggactagagccctttaccGGGGAGTCGCTAGGATTTACGGTAGGAGGGGCGGAGTTAAACGTCTcgtccttatatatagacgACGAACCCTTATTATTAGAGCTTAAAGCCTCTAGAGTATTATCTTCGTTACTATTAAATAGGAACACgatatattcgaaagctcttattaaggctattctaacgatatataaagcaggctactacccctaggactaagggagttctaccttatttaatctagatagcttaaagctctcttcaccctatttctttagctctaaacgccgcggaggtgcctagctacattaggcaactcctaggcaatagcagcctaggctacggtactaacggcgcctacggccctataggcgaagcccccctaagacaactagtagcaacttatagaggacgtaaaaagtatagaaactaacaattagctcccttaccggtctctataggtaatgatcacttagctacgtacagcgcttatactatcgtatcaccgagggcaacaagaaataaggacgacgtcctaggcgattagtaaggccacccggaatcaacacccctatagctaggcatcggtcgcggcatcgatactaggcccccgcctaacgcacgatatagttacgatccgtattgtagcaaaggaagactaggccgaagttacgaagctatcgaataaggagctcgcctaacgaattaactaactaggggtggtcgtagtgaactaatattctaacggtactctacagatctatactagctctactactactaggaggcacctagaggtatagctatagtaggcatctaaggttacggcattagcgaaggtcttaacgaaacaatttacgatcctagtctacgatatacctaaggagtttgacctaactaactagggtcacctacgcgctctctaagaggacaacccggtcactcttaactctctaatctagaaggcgacttggctctataggaaatggctagaaggtaagaaggcctcggcgctaatagtatagctataagacgcgaaagcggcggatctagcgatagaataaggcctagtctagtaatatagccttaagatagtagaaaagcactccttatccttttgtatcctctaatgcttcaaatgctaacagtatagacaccaaacctatacgtatataaacaagtaggcctgctcgaactatataggagactatatatctagggactatatatcgactacgagacggtacgcgaactgtccggggcactacctatcgtatagtacggaatgcctatagcggaaactagcgaaaaacaaggcaatcacaaacagaaccgtcgccctaagattctacggcaaccgtaaggctagcctataccggaactaactagcggcggtcgggtata includes these proteins:
- a CDS encoding putative beta-galactosidase A; protein product: MLFGKLLKAAVLSVAAVQTAALTIGGKPNMMIKSYKREALQDLVTWDEQSLFVRGERVLFYSGEFHPFRLPVPSLWLDVFQKIKALGYNGVSVYFDWALLEGKPGQFEAEGVFALEPFFEAAQTAGIYLIARPGPYINAEVSGGGYPGWMQRVPALLRTRDPAYLEATQNYVVNIAKLIAAAQITNGGPVVLFQPENEYSQATDNIEPFPDPMYFQYVEDQFRNNSIVVPFISNDARPQGYFAPGPPRQEAALDIYGHDGYPLGFDCANPYTWPDNALPTNYRDLHENQSSSTPYSIVEFQGGAFDPWGGPGFAKCTALLGPEFERVFYKNIYSFGATIFSTYMTYGGTNWGNLGHPGGYTSYDYGAVITEERTVDREKYSQAKLQAQFLQASPAYLTAFPQNNSNANGSYTGNGAIATTALLGNVTNFYIVRHGAYNTLDTTDYRFNFPTSKGNITVDGLSLHGRDSKVFVSDYDVGGINLLYSTAEIFTWKQYGNKRVLVVYGGPGETNELAIAGAQTGKCVEGQGVTTDSKNGVSVIRFKTSSERKVVEVGDDLSVYILDRNSAYNYWVIDLADDSVTKNYTNYKHATSAPIVKAGYLLRTVQAHGSSLHLTGDINCTNPVEVIGAPEPLHELTFNGESLNFKQAKNGVVTATAEFKKPELTVPDLSSIGWKVIDTLPEIESNYDDSAWTVADLTYSNNTIRNLTTPTSLYSSDYGYHTGNLIYRGHFKANGGEKELYLATQGGSAYGHSLWLNDEFVGSFYGGDKYYTWNTTYTLPNTVAGKDYVITVLIDNMGLDEAFTVGSEQMKRPRGVIDFNLNGHNKSSVTWKLTGNLHGEDYEDHTRGPLNEGGLYAERQGYHLPGAPTSDWKDSKTGPMEGIDAPGVAFYATEFDLEFPQGYDIPLSFSFTNSSTNTSATTPSYRCQLYVNGYQFGKYVYNIGPQDSFPVPEGIWNYQGSNYVAVSLWALEKEGAKVEKLELVAGTPVQSGFGPIELAPQTGWKKREGAY